A genome region from Rattus norvegicus strain BN/NHsdMcwi chromosome 17, GRCr8, whole genome shotgun sequence includes the following:
- the Gprin1 gene encoding G protein-regulated inducer of neurite outgrowth 1: MRDRCSSPKAIPAPPRHILDQSLGMDSRHSSSSGAGEGASCAEKPVGSLACSPLPETVRAHGALTSEASETTLFGKPEPMSSVEAPSAAEVRNPSSSEKMDSNSLKQEDSTSSRKEGAGSLRKEESMLVGKTEPLICGKGASETGVRVECSAPKKEESGSLGTVDTACSSKVDIVPPGGENAGSLRKVETIASGKMDPRKENLMYSRREYPESTGEGDLVSPRGNDMKPPDKADPGFSGELPPGSSGKTKHVSSVAVAPVTSENVNPASSGITDPVASGDTETLSSGKGDPRFLGKKEPVSTGESGPVSVRMAEPVSAGQPEGMVPAKKDPTSANSTGPSGRVDSVSLRNSELVSPVKPEHLSSGQAERVSLVKTETLFSGKEDPRSSGRVETTVTGNIKTFQKGNPESSGKTDPVSSFSSGDAGSLGTLGSLSAAKTETVTEGKGDPQSLEKASPTASEKADPLALCKESSASQGKAETVPSGEVGSTTLGKTASTSSGKTALVSPGKVDLTASERAEGVPELRAPEKGNPGNSTRVDTTEPKSGVKVVTQLPGATSPGKVEAPSLQKEQPQPSEKTDPSGKVDPTASVEPVSLGKADSASTSPSPRKAESQTSAKTVPQAPDKATSAFRQSDGTPYSSAQPRRDTRSIGALPEPEPSASTSQKDLAAVAAQKSPSAEGAAPPPGPRTRDNFTKAPSWDAGAPPPREDAGTQAGAQACVSVAVSPMSPQDGAVGPAFSFQAATRAPSPAPRPPSRRDAGLQVSLGAAETRSVATGPMTPQAAAPPAAPPVFPEVRVRPGSVLAAAMAPQEAAEPVRDVSWDEKGMTWEVYGASMEVEVLGMAIQKHLERQIEEHGRQGAPAPPPAVRAGPGRAGSVRTAPAEGAAKRPPGLFRALLQSVRRPRCCSRAGPTAE; this comes from the coding sequence ATGAGGGACCGATGCTCCTCTCCAAAGGCCATTCCTGCACCCCCAAGGCATATCCTGGACCAAAGCCTAGGCATGGACTCCAGACACAGCAGCTCGAGTGGGGCTGGGGAAGGGGCCTCCTGTGCTGAGAAGCCTGTTGGGAGCTTAGCCTGCAGCCCTCTCCCAGAGACAGTGAGGGCACATGGAGCCTTGACCTCAGAAGCCTCTGAAACAACTTTGTTTGGGAAACCGGAGCCCATGTCCTCAGTAGAAGCTCCCTCAGCCGCAGAGGTCAGAAATCCTTCGTCCTCGGAGAAAATGGATTCCAACTCCTTGAAGCAGGAAGATTCTACTTCCTCAAGAAAAGAAGGGGCTGGGTCCTTGAGAAAGGAGGAGTCCATGCTGGTGGGAAAGACAGAGCCTCTGATCTGTGGAAAAGGGGCATCTGAGACCGGGGTAAGGGTGGAATGCTCAGCTCCAAAGAAGGAGGAGTCTGGGTCCTTGGGAACAGTAGACACGGCATGTTCCAGCAAAGTGGATATAGTGCCCCCAGGAGGGGAAAATGCTGGGTCTTTAAGAAAGGTAGAGACTATAGCCTCAGGCAAAATGGATCCAAGAAAGGAGAACCTCATGTATTCCAGAAGAGAGTACCCTGAATCCACAGGAGAGGGAGATCTTGTGTCTCCGAGGGGAAACGACATGAAACCCCCAGATAAGGCAGACCCTGGGTTCTCTGGAGAGCTACCCCCAGGATCATCAGGCAAGACAAAACACGTATCCTCAGTCGCCGTTGCTCCCGTGACCTCTGAAAATGTGAACCCTGCATCCTCGGGGATAACAGATCCTGTAGCTTCGGGGGATACAGAAACGTTGTCCTCAGGCAAAGGGGACCCCCGGTTTCTTGGGAAGAAAGAGCCTGTCTCCACAGGAGAGAGTGGGCCTGTGTCTGTGAGAATGGCAGAACCAGTGTCTGCGGGACAGCCGGAAGGTATGGTTCCAGCAAAGAAAGATCCTACATCTGCTAACAGCACAGGACCTTCAGGCAGAGTGGACTCTGTTTCCTTAAGAAATTCGGAACTTGTGTCCCCAGTGAAACCAGAACACTTGTCTTCTGGGCAGGCAGAACGTGTGTCCTTGGTAAAAACAGAGACCTTATTCTCAGGAAAAGAAGATCCAAGGTCTTCTGGAAGGGTGGAAACGACTGTCACAGGAAAcataaaaacatttcaaaagGGCAATCCTGAGTCTTCAGGAAAAACAGATCCTGTGTCTTCTTTTAGTTCAGGAGATGCCGGGTCTCTGGGGACATTGGGGTCCCTGTCTGCTGCAAAAACTGAAACAGTGACTGAGGGAAAAGGAGACCCACAGTCCTTGGAGAAGGCAAGTCCCACAGCCTCAGAAAAGGCTGATCCCCTGGCTTTATGCAAGGAGAGCTCTGCAAGCCAGGGAAAGGCAGAAACTGTTCCCTCTGGAGAAGTGGGCTCCACGACTTTAGGGAAAACGGCCTCAACGAGTTCAGGAAAAACGGCTTTGGTGTCCCCAGGGAAGGTGGATCTCACCGCCTCAGAAAGAGCCGAAGGCGTTCCAGAGCTGAGAGCCCCAGAGAAAGGGAATCCTGGGAACTCCACACGGGTAGACACCACAGAGCCAAAATCTGGGGTCAAAGTGGTGACCCAGCTTCCAGGTGCCACATCCCCAGGAAAGGTGGAAGCTCCGTCTTTGCAAAAAGAGCAGCCACAACCGTCTGAGAAGACTGATCCCTCCGGAAAAGTCGACCCCACGGCGTCTGTGGAGCCTGTGTCCCTGGGGAAGGCTGACTCTGCATCTACATCTCCATCTCCTAGAAAAGCAGAGTCTCAGACTTCAGCAAAGACTGTCCCTCAGGCTCCAGACAAGGCCACGTCCGCTTTCAGGCAATCAGATGGTACACCCTACAGCTCAGCCCAGCCCCGGAGAGATACCAGGAGCATCGGGGCCCTGCCAGAGCCGGAACCCTCTGCCAGCACCAGCCAGAAAGACCTAGCCGCAGTGGCAGCTCAGAAGAGCCCCAGCGCGGAGGGTGCAGCGCCCCCGCCAGGGCCACGGACTCGCGACAACTTCACCAAGGCGCCGTCGTGGGACGCGGGAGCGCCACCGCCGCGCGAGGACGCGGGCACGCAGGCTGGCGCGCAGGCCTGCGTCTCGGTGGCGGTGAGCCCCATGTCTCCGCAGGACGGCGCGGTCGGCCCGGCCTTCAGCTTCCAGGCGGCGACGCGCGCGCCCAGCCCCGCGCCCAGGCCGCCATCGCGCCGGGACGCGGGCCTGCAAGTGTCGCTGGGAGCCGCCGAGACGCGCTCGGTGGCCACGGGGCCCATGACTCCGCAGGCCGCAGCGCCGCCCGCCGCGCCTCCCGTCTTCCCCGAGGTGCGGGTGCGGCCAGGCTCGGTGTTGGCCGCCGCCATGGCGCCCCAGGAGGCTGCCGAACCGGTGCGCGACGTGAGCTGGGACGAGAAGGGCATGACGTGGGAAGTGTACGGTGCCTCCATGGAGGTGGAGGTGCTGGGCATGGCCATCCAGAAGCATTTGGAGCGTCAGATCGAGGAGCACGGCCGCCAAGGGGCGCCGGCGCCGCCGCCCGCCGTCCGTGCGGGCCCAGGCCGTGCAGGCTCTGTGCGCACCGCGCCAGCCGAGGGCGCCGCTAAGCGCCCGCCAGGCCTCTTCCGCGCGCTGCTGCAGAGTGTGCGCCGGCCGCGGTGCTGCTCGCGGGCGGGACCCACAGCCGAGTGA